Proteins encoded together in one Salmo trutta chromosome 3, fSalTru1.1, whole genome shotgun sequence window:
- the lbx2 gene encoding transcription factor LBX2, whose product MTSSKDMKAGSVLQSSGEERRRGPLDQLPPPANSNKPLTPFSIEDILSKPSVKKSVANLCPPRVIEKVSGSNAARNGISTPSSPLCALEELASKTFKGLEVSVIQAAEGREHVNAFGQRQTSKKRRKSRTAFTNHQIYELEKRFLYQKYLSPADRDQIAQQLGLTNAQVITWFQNRRAKLKRDLEEMKADVESLKKVPPQTLQKLVNMEDIDDLQGSSGAISPSISPSSQGHRAFPQSPSSSRDQTTDEFSEEDEEIEVDD is encoded by the exons ATGACCTCCAGTAAAGACATGAAGGCAGGCTCCGTGTTGCAGTCCAGcggtgaggagaggagacggggtcCCTTGGACCAGCTCCCCCCCCCGGCCAACTCCAACAAGCCTCTGACGCCGTTCAGTATTGAGGATATCCTAAGCAAACCCTCCGTGAAGAAGTCAGTTGCAAATCTTTGTCCGCCGAGAGTTATTGAAAAAGTGTCCGGCTCAAATGCAGCAAGGAACGGTATTAGCACTCCCTCTTCGCCGTTATGCGCTCTGGAGGAACTAGCCAGCAAAACATTTAAAGGTCTGGAAGTCAGCGTTATACAAGCAGCTGAAG GTCGTGAGCATGTAAACGCCTTTGGACAGAGGCAAACCTCAAAAAAGAGGAGAAAGTCCCGGACAGCTTTCACCAACCATCAGATATATGAACTTGAGAAGCGCTTTTTGTACCAGAAATACCTGTCTCCGGCCGATCGAGACCAGATAGCTCAGCAGCTGGGGCTAACCAACGCTCAGGTCATCACCTGGTTTCAGAACAGACGGGCCAAGCTCAAGAGAGACTTGGAAGAGATGAAAGCAGACGTGGAGTCGCTCAAAAAAGTACCACCACAAACCCTGCAAAAGCTAGTCAACATGGAAGACATTGACGACCTGCAAGGAAGCTCTGGAGCAATATCCCCTAGCATCTCCCCGTCGTCACAAGGACACCGAGCATTTCCTCAGTCCCCCTCATCATCCAGAGACCAAACCACGGACGAATTCTCAGAGGAGGACGAAGAGATTGAGGTGGATGATTGA